A genomic segment from Octopus sinensis linkage group LG4, ASM634580v1, whole genome shotgun sequence encodes:
- the LOC115210990 gene encoding DNA-binding protein P3A2, whose protein sequence is MVKIGTSRCENPIFNNATRVVTNRMNSSNSSSVSVRGVVNAMTNMSTSPMCANMLSDDMSESSSPDSPHFDETDLLTNTMNDDVTTQLAAAGPIGVAAAAAIVTGRKRRRMHSFETNPSIRRRQQTRLLRKLRYIVEEYSTRVGQQAVVLCCTPGKPNQSYQSFKVFGSQPLETVVRNSKGIIMQDLESVLAQQAPPSQQEDPNLHKLPPLVIDGIPTPVDKMTQAQLRAFIPEMLKYSTGRSKPGWGKIEYRPVWWPDDVPWANVRSDARTEDEKRKVSWTHALRQIVKNCYKYHGREDLLPEFTEENPASPPQQYTGTMVQTINNPDGSVSIIQIDTGTPGSAVVTLPDGTQATVVHAVPDNPQQEATQAVQTLADVATHQEANTGIGHPTPVRVEMNSDSDTPTVATLAEATVNHDGQIILTGDATLGGIVTFPVSMFHNMTAFKTTDLHGQNNYRIATVTQSQDNELSHQNIDDNNHLSITNSDGTVANVTMEVMTVDQS, encoded by the exons atggTTAAAATTGGTACAAGCAGATGTGAAAACCCAATCTTCAATAATGCAACAAG GGTTGTTACAAATAGAATGAACAGTTCGAACTCCTCTTCTGTAAGTGTTCGTGGAGTTGTTAATGCAATGACTAACATGAGCACCTCCCCAATGTGTGCAAACATGCTTAGTGATGATATGAGTGAATCCAGCTCACCAGATAGCCCTCATTTTGATGAAACAGATCTACTTACAAATACTATGAATGATGATGTAACCACTCAATTGGCTGCTGCTG GACCTATTGgtgttgctgcagctgctgcaaTTGTTACTGGAAGGAAGCGTCGGCGAATGCATAGTTTTGAAACAAATCCTTCTATTCGACGTCGGCAACAAACAAGATTACTCAG AAAACTACGGTATATTGTTGAAGAATATTCAACACGTGTAGGGCAACAAGCAGTTGTACTCTGTTGTACTCCTGGCAAACCTAACCAAAGTTACCAGTCTTTTAAAGTGTTCGGTTCTCAACCTTTAGAAACAGTG GTTCGCAATTCTAAAGGAATTATTATGCAAGACTTGGAATCAGTGCTGGCACAACAAGCACCACCCTCACAGCAAGAAGATCCAAATTTACACAAATTACCACCTCTTGTTATAGATGGTATCCCAACCCCTGTAGATAAAATGACCCAg gcTCAATTACGTGCTTTTATACCTGAAATGTTAAAGTACTCAACCGGTCGCAGTAAACCTGGATGGGGTAAAATAGAATATAGGCCTGTTTGGTGGCCTGATGATGTGCCATGGGCAAATGTACGCAGTGATGCCCGAACTGAGGACGAAAAGCGTAAA GTATCATGGACACATGCTTTAAGACAAATTGTGAAGAACTGCTACAAATATCATGGTCGGGAAGATTTACTCCCTGAATTTACTGAAGAGAATCCTGCGTCTCCTCCTCAGCAATATACAGGGACTATGGTGCAGACAATCAACAACCCTGATGGTAGTGTTTCCATTATTCAAATTGACACTGGTACACCAGGAAGTGCTGTAGTTACATTACCTGATGGAACACAAGCTACTGTTGTTCATGCT GTGCCTGACAATCCTCAGCAGGAGGCTACGCAAGCTGTCCAAACACTGGCAGATGTTGCTACCCACCAAGAAGCAAATACAGGTATTGGTCATCCAACCCCAGTCCGGGTTGAAATGAACAGTGATAGTGACACACCTACTGTAGCAACCTTAGCTGAGGCCACAGTCAATCATGATGGACAAATTATATTAACTGGAGATGCTACTTTAGGTG gTATAGTAACATTTCCCGTTTCTATGTTTCACAACATGACTGCATTCAAGACTACAGATCTACACGGACAGAACAACTATCGTATAGCAACagttacccaaagccaggacaATGAGTTGTCacatcaaaacattgatgacaatAATCACCTTTCTATCACCAATTCAGATGGAACTGTTGCTAATGTCACAATGGAAGTAATGACCGTTGACCAATCCTGA